Proteins from one Diorhabda carinulata isolate Delta chromosome 10, icDioCari1.1, whole genome shotgun sequence genomic window:
- the LOC130899009 gene encoding protein HIRA homolog isoform X2 → MIILKPSWVNHDQSKPIFSVDIHPNGGRFATGGQGGSGGRIVIWNIGPVLNENEEFNSKIPKMLCQMDNHLACVNVVRWSNAGHLLASGSDDKLVMIWRLTNEGSSSVFGSGQINVETWKCIHTLNSHNGDVLDIAWAPHDGWLASGSVDNSVIIWNAQKFPEKVAVLKNHTGMVKGVTWDPVDKYIASQSDDKSLRIWRTSDWTQQEVVTDPFNECSATTHVLRLSWSPDGQYLVSAHAMNGGGPTAQIIEREGWKQDKDFVGHRKAVTCVRFNSNILKKQQKNSPKPTQYCCCAIGSRDRSISVWLTSLKRPLVVIKDLFDDSVLDMSWSSNGLYLMACSWDGSVACVIFTQEEIGTPLTMDEKNELYEKMYHKSFQKSWNLSFSGSQIIENPELLGALEEKEKQEKSNISIEIQDPPQPVIPQKDIQYESPKPNQNILVPQNKQLETRLPSGKRRITPMMLTPSKDNNETSNQKIDSTSNSQTSFSKSSPSKSQIIIETVKPQDIQKPQQTTIPTIQQSTTMTKVVPQPPSVQINQLMCCEVPGDEPIVKFINVLDPLKLAPGVAATKECGIVKLQMTNNCHKTPKGSLSKIEVFKNMTDKDLKWDTYLGSSIRCLTANRKLIVVCCEDLTINCFEIKSGARPLPPILIEDLVSSISLSQEGHCLVLTKTGLIHMWDLETHKNIFSRISIRSLLTGKGMVNGCSLGPSNQPVITLTDGRAYAYSVDLKTWVQVSNPLDPVCVTGSNFIRKVPMTLPLASMQRCMASQRSMDTLPPGVTLSFLESQITATGVLESSTEYKYWLFAIVNHLLEKGPECRLRVILDDLMGPTHKSAKKPKVDQGMKKRKLLNEILGIIKTKLPWQRLYKEYSEQVNELQDDL, encoded by the exons atgattattctcAAACCGTCTTGGGTAAACCATGATC AAAGCAAACCTATTTTTTCCGTCGATATCCACCCGAATGGAGGACGATTTGCTACTGGGGGACAAGGAGGCTCCGGAGGAAGAATTGTTATTTGGAATATTGGCCcagttttaaatgaaaacgaagaatttaattcaaaaataccGAAAATGCTATGTCAAATGGATAACCATCTAG CTTGTGTGAATGTCGTTCGTTGGAGTAATGCCGGGCATTTATTAGCCTCCGGATCTGATGATAAATTAGTAATGATCTGGAGACTAACAAACGAAGGTAGTTCATCAGTATTCGGAAGTGGTCAAATTAACGTAGAAACTTGGAAATGCATTCACACTCTCAATTCACATAACGGAGACGTTCTAGACATTGCGTGGGCTCCTCACGACGGCTGGTTAGCTTCAGGAAGCGTAGATAATTCCGTTATAATCTGGAACGCACAAAAATTTCCAGAAAAAGTTGCAGTTTTAAAAAACCACACCGGAATGGTCAaa GGCGTAACTTGGGATCCTGTGGATAAATACATCGCCAGTCAATCCGACGATAAATCTTTAAGAATATGGAGAACGTCAGATTGGACTCAACAGGAAGTTGTGACTGATCCTTTTAACGAATGCTCTGCTACCACTCACGTCTTAAGATTATCCTGGTCGCCTGATGGTCAGTATTTAGTATCAGCACACGCGATGAACGGAGGAGGCCCAACAGCGCAAATCATCGAAAGGGAAGGCTGGAAACAAGATAAAGATTTTGTAGGACATAGAAAAGCTGTTACGTGCGTT agaTTTAActcgaatattttgaaaaaacaacaaaagaacAGTCCGAAACCTACGCAATATTGTTGCTGCGCTATAGGATCTAGAGATAGATCGATTAGTGTCTGGTTGACTTCTCTAAAAAGACCGCTGGTTGTTATTAAGGATTTATTTGATGATAGCGTTTTAGATATGTCTTGGAGTAGTAACGGGTTATACCTCATGGCTTGCTCTTGGGATGGGAGCGTCGCTTGCGTTATTTTTACCCAAGAAGAAATCGGAACTCCTTTAACAATGGATGAAAAG AATGAATTATATGAAAAGATGTACCACAAATCGTTCCAAAAGAGTTGGAACTTGTCCTTCAGCGGTTCCCAAATAATAGAAAACCCCGAATTATTAGGAGCcctagaagaaaaagaaaaacaagaaaaatcgAACATATCGATAGAAATTCAAGACCCACCCCAACCGGTAATCCCACAAAAAGATATCCAATACGAATCCCCTAAACCCAATCAAAATATCTTAGTACCTCAGAATAAACAATTAGAAACGAGATTACCATCAGGAAAAAGGAGGATAACCCCCATGATGTTAACACCTTCGAAGGATAACAACGAAACTAGTAACCAAAA AATTGATTCAACTAGTAATTCCCAAACGTCTTTCAGTAAATCATCCCCTTCTAAAAGTCAAATTATCATTGAAACTGTTAAACCCCAAGACATACAGAAGCCACAACAAACTACCATCCCAACAAT TCAGCAAAGTACAACAATGACTAAAGTAGTACCCCAACCACCCAGTGTCCAAATCAACCAGTTAATGTGTTGCGAAGTACCAGGAGATGAACCAATTGTTAAATTCATCAACGTTTTAGATCCTTTGAAATTAGCCCCGGGGGTTGCGGCGACCAAAGAATGCGGTATCGTTAAATTACAA ATGACGAATAATTGCCATAAGACTCCGAAAGGTTCGCTTTCCAAAATAGAGGTGTTTAAAAATATGACCGACAAAGATCTTAAATGGGATACGTATTtag GTTCTTCTATAAGATGCCTAACGGCCAATAGAAAACTCATAGTGGTATGCTGTGAAGATTTAACAATAAACTGTTTCGAAATAAAATCAGGAGCTCGACCTCTACCTCCGATTCTAATAGAAGATTTGGTGTCTTCGATAAGTTTATCCCAAGAAGGGCACTGTTTGGTATTGACCAAAACCGGTCTGATACATATGTGGGATCTGGAAactcacaaaaatattttttccaggATATCTATAAGGAGTTTGTTAACGGGAAAAG GGATGGTGAACGGTTGTAGTTTGGGACCCTCCAATCAACCTGTGATTACTTTAACTGACGGAAGGGCTTACGCTTACAGTGTCGATCTAAAAACGTG GGTTCAAGTGTCGAATCCTTTGGATCCTGTTTGTGTAACGGGGAGCAATTTCATAAGGAAAGTACCGATGACATTGCCTCTAGCTTCTATGCAAAGATGTATGGCTTCGCAAAGAAGTATGGATACTTTACCACCGGGAGTTACACTGAGTTTCTTAGAATCTCAAATAACAGCCACGGGTGTATTGGAATCTAGTACTGAGTATAAGTATTGGTTATTTGCTATTGTGAATCATTTATTGGAGAAAG GACCCGAATGTAGGCTTAGAGTTATATTGGACGATTTGATGGGTCCTACCCATAAAAGCGCTAAGAAACCAAAGGTGGATCAA gGTATGAAAAAACGTAAATTGTTGAATGAAATATTAGGAATTATCAAAACTAAACTGCCATGGCAAAGACTTTACAAAGAATACAGTGAACAAGTTAACGAGTTACAAGATGATCTATAG
- the LOC130899009 gene encoding protein HIRA homolog isoform X1, protein MIILKPSWVNHDQSKPIFSVDIHPNGGRFATGGQGGSGGRIVIWNIGPVLNENEEFNSKIPKMLCQMDNHLACVNVVRWSNAGHLLASGSDDKLVMIWRLTNEGSSSVFGSGQINVETWKCIHTLNSHNGDVLDIAWAPHDGWLASGSVDNSVIIWNAQKFPEKVAVLKNHTGMVKGVTWDPVDKYIASQSDDKSLRIWRTSDWTQQEVVTDPFNECSATTHVLRLSWSPDGQYLVSAHAMNGGGPTAQIIEREGWKQDKDFVGHRKAVTCVRFNSNILKKQQKNSPKPTQYCCCAIGSRDRSISVWLTSLKRPLVVIKDLFDDSVLDMSWSSNGLYLMACSWDGSVACVIFTQEEIGTPLTMDEKNELYEKMYHKSFQKSWNLSFSGSQIIENPELLGALEEKEKQEKSNISIEIQDPPQPVIPQKDIQYESPKPNQNILVPQNKQLETRLPSGKRRITPMMLTPSKDNNETSNQKIDSTSNSQTSFSKSSPSKSQIIIETVKPQDIQKPQQTTIPTIQQSTTMTKVVPQPPSVQINQLMCCEVPGDEPIVKFINVLDPLKLAPGVAATKECGIVKLQMTNNCHKTPKGSLSKIEVFKNMTDKDLKWDTYLGSSIRCLTANRKLIVVCCEDLTINCFEIKSGARPLPPILIEDLVSSISLSQEGHCLVLTKTGLIHMWDLETHKNIFSRISIRSLLTGKGMVNGCSLGPSNQPVITLTDGRAYAYSVDLKTWVQVSNPLDPVCVTGSNFIRKVPMTLPLASMQRCMASQRSMDTLPPGVTLSFLESQITATGVLESSTEYKYWLFAIVNHLLEKGPECRLRVILDDLMGPTHKSAKKPKVDQVMGMKKRKLLNEILGIIKTKLPWQRLYKEYSEQVNELQDDL, encoded by the exons atgattattctcAAACCGTCTTGGGTAAACCATGATC AAAGCAAACCTATTTTTTCCGTCGATATCCACCCGAATGGAGGACGATTTGCTACTGGGGGACAAGGAGGCTCCGGAGGAAGAATTGTTATTTGGAATATTGGCCcagttttaaatgaaaacgaagaatttaattcaaaaataccGAAAATGCTATGTCAAATGGATAACCATCTAG CTTGTGTGAATGTCGTTCGTTGGAGTAATGCCGGGCATTTATTAGCCTCCGGATCTGATGATAAATTAGTAATGATCTGGAGACTAACAAACGAAGGTAGTTCATCAGTATTCGGAAGTGGTCAAATTAACGTAGAAACTTGGAAATGCATTCACACTCTCAATTCACATAACGGAGACGTTCTAGACATTGCGTGGGCTCCTCACGACGGCTGGTTAGCTTCAGGAAGCGTAGATAATTCCGTTATAATCTGGAACGCACAAAAATTTCCAGAAAAAGTTGCAGTTTTAAAAAACCACACCGGAATGGTCAaa GGCGTAACTTGGGATCCTGTGGATAAATACATCGCCAGTCAATCCGACGATAAATCTTTAAGAATATGGAGAACGTCAGATTGGACTCAACAGGAAGTTGTGACTGATCCTTTTAACGAATGCTCTGCTACCACTCACGTCTTAAGATTATCCTGGTCGCCTGATGGTCAGTATTTAGTATCAGCACACGCGATGAACGGAGGAGGCCCAACAGCGCAAATCATCGAAAGGGAAGGCTGGAAACAAGATAAAGATTTTGTAGGACATAGAAAAGCTGTTACGTGCGTT agaTTTAActcgaatattttgaaaaaacaacaaaagaacAGTCCGAAACCTACGCAATATTGTTGCTGCGCTATAGGATCTAGAGATAGATCGATTAGTGTCTGGTTGACTTCTCTAAAAAGACCGCTGGTTGTTATTAAGGATTTATTTGATGATAGCGTTTTAGATATGTCTTGGAGTAGTAACGGGTTATACCTCATGGCTTGCTCTTGGGATGGGAGCGTCGCTTGCGTTATTTTTACCCAAGAAGAAATCGGAACTCCTTTAACAATGGATGAAAAG AATGAATTATATGAAAAGATGTACCACAAATCGTTCCAAAAGAGTTGGAACTTGTCCTTCAGCGGTTCCCAAATAATAGAAAACCCCGAATTATTAGGAGCcctagaagaaaaagaaaaacaagaaaaatcgAACATATCGATAGAAATTCAAGACCCACCCCAACCGGTAATCCCACAAAAAGATATCCAATACGAATCCCCTAAACCCAATCAAAATATCTTAGTACCTCAGAATAAACAATTAGAAACGAGATTACCATCAGGAAAAAGGAGGATAACCCCCATGATGTTAACACCTTCGAAGGATAACAACGAAACTAGTAACCAAAA AATTGATTCAACTAGTAATTCCCAAACGTCTTTCAGTAAATCATCCCCTTCTAAAAGTCAAATTATCATTGAAACTGTTAAACCCCAAGACATACAGAAGCCACAACAAACTACCATCCCAACAAT TCAGCAAAGTACAACAATGACTAAAGTAGTACCCCAACCACCCAGTGTCCAAATCAACCAGTTAATGTGTTGCGAAGTACCAGGAGATGAACCAATTGTTAAATTCATCAACGTTTTAGATCCTTTGAAATTAGCCCCGGGGGTTGCGGCGACCAAAGAATGCGGTATCGTTAAATTACAA ATGACGAATAATTGCCATAAGACTCCGAAAGGTTCGCTTTCCAAAATAGAGGTGTTTAAAAATATGACCGACAAAGATCTTAAATGGGATACGTATTtag GTTCTTCTATAAGATGCCTAACGGCCAATAGAAAACTCATAGTGGTATGCTGTGAAGATTTAACAATAAACTGTTTCGAAATAAAATCAGGAGCTCGACCTCTACCTCCGATTCTAATAGAAGATTTGGTGTCTTCGATAAGTTTATCCCAAGAAGGGCACTGTTTGGTATTGACCAAAACCGGTCTGATACATATGTGGGATCTGGAAactcacaaaaatattttttccaggATATCTATAAGGAGTTTGTTAACGGGAAAAG GGATGGTGAACGGTTGTAGTTTGGGACCCTCCAATCAACCTGTGATTACTTTAACTGACGGAAGGGCTTACGCTTACAGTGTCGATCTAAAAACGTG GGTTCAAGTGTCGAATCCTTTGGATCCTGTTTGTGTAACGGGGAGCAATTTCATAAGGAAAGTACCGATGACATTGCCTCTAGCTTCTATGCAAAGATGTATGGCTTCGCAAAGAAGTATGGATACTTTACCACCGGGAGTTACACTGAGTTTCTTAGAATCTCAAATAACAGCCACGGGTGTATTGGAATCTAGTACTGAGTATAAGTATTGGTTATTTGCTATTGTGAATCATTTATTGGAGAAAG GACCCGAATGTAGGCTTAGAGTTATATTGGACGATTTGATGGGTCCTACCCATAAAAGCGCTAAGAAACCAAAGGTGGATCAAGTTATG gGTATGAAAAAACGTAAATTGTTGAATGAAATATTAGGAATTATCAAAACTAAACTGCCATGGCAAAGACTTTACAAAGAATACAGTGAACAAGTTAACGAGTTACAAGATGATCTATAG
- the LOC130899016 gene encoding ubiquinol-cytochrome-c reductase complex assembly factor 6 yields MPAGVSWGRYSLFSIAALLAMLSGSQVVHLYYKPLSDIDKYIEEEKRKLKGSKI; encoded by the coding sequence ATGCCCGCAGGTGTTAGTTGGGGAAGGTATTCACTATTTTCAATAGCAGCGCTTTTAGCGATGTTATCAGGTTCTcaagtagttcatttgtactaTAAACCTTTATCTgatatagataaatatattgaagaggaaaaaaggaaattaaaaggatcaaaaatttga
- the LOC130899015 gene encoding small integral membrane protein 4, with protein sequence MKLYSPSFRNFLNKWPGKKYFGMYRFLPIFFVLGAALEFSMINWHVGEINFYRTFKKRQAKNLAEQEIEKDNQTI encoded by the exons atgaagttGTATTCTCctagttttcgaaattttctaaataaatggCCGGGTAAAAAGTATTTTGGTATGTATAGATTCCTTCCGATATTTTTCGTACTAGGTGCAGCTCTGGAATTTTCAATGATTAATTGGCATGTTggcgaaataaattttt ATAGAACATTCAAGAAGAGACAAGCTAAAAATTTAGCAgaacaagaaattgaaaaagataatCAAACAATCTAA
- the LOC130899013 gene encoding uncharacterized protein LOC130899013, which produces MKFIIQDNVKMFYPTAEECKVNNKVHCTEEGCTSIFISESNLNLHLTKTHRKPHLLEESITKHYFCPELGCLYNADKYFKELKKLRTHYMTKHSSEQYICLNCNKIFPQQKNLQQHSDYCGVNFTCPQCPAYYATYESLQTHSRRKKHCIPLKTHYKVINTCSKSDTLLQATDRPILPKSSFNLIIVPNDTKKFNQESQTYNIPSIYKSKMTQVCREFDSRNNQQTQTGNKSEYFTVETQTIGNYRNLSRKNSGSMDNSSTQRSLKTQTDVIESKNFSCNTSFKDDFPIETNSSSTQTGENNTSNNNNSTHTHDTIYTDTSDLLQDVNVGSFEFDNCNMETQTDFIFDDVMFGCDYMSNMYTQTSDQILSDLGFSNIQTQTLIDDVLKSVESQTVMSRRKQDVGDRDMTHMETQTDMEFREMLEVINS; this is translated from the coding sequence atgaagttcATAATTCAAGACaatgtaaaaatgttttatccTACAGCCGAGGAATGTAAGGTAAATAATAAAGTACATTGCACGGAAGAAGGTTGTACCAGTATTTTTATATCGGAATCTAACCTTAATTTACATTTAACCAAAACTCACCGAAAACCTCATTTATTAGAAGAATCTATCACGAAGCATTATTTCTGTCCAGAACTTGGATGTTTATACAACGCAGACAAATActtcaaagaattaaaaaaacttcGTACACATTATATGACGAAACATTCTTCAGaacaatatatttgtttaaattgtaaTAAGATATTTCCACAACAGAAAAATCTTCAACAACACTCCGATTATTGTGGCGTGAATTTTACTTGTCCCCAGTGCCCCGCTTATTATGCCACATACGAATCTCTACAAACTCACagtagaagaaaaaaacattgcaTACCTTTAAAGACTCATTATAAAGTTATTAACACTTGTTCGAAAAGTGATACTCTACTACAAGCTACAGATAGGCCTATTTTACCTAAAAGttctttcaatttaataattgtacCAAACGATACTAAGAAATTTAACCAAGAAAGTCAAACGTACAACATACCATCGATTTATAAAAGCAAAATGACTCAAGTTTGTAGAGAATTTGATAGTAGAAATAATCAACAAACACAAACTGGTAATAAAAGTGAATATTTCACAGTAGAGACACAAACTATAGGAAACTATCgtaatttatcaagaaaaaatagtGGATCAATGGATAATTCGTCAACGCAAAGAAGTTTGAAGACTCAAACTGATGTTATAGAATCGAAAAACTTTTCTTGCAATACGTCGTTTAAAGACGATTTTCCTATTGAAACTAATAGTTCTAGTACACAAACTGGAGAAAACAACActtccaataataataattctacaCATACCCACGATACGATATACACAGACACCTCTGATTTACTTCAAGACGTAAATGTTGGTAGCTTCGAGTTCGATAACTGCAACATGGAGACACAAACTGACTTCATATTTGACGACGTTATGTTCGGTTGTGATTATATGAGTAACATGTACACGCAGACCTCCGATCAAATTTTGAGTGATCTAGGTTTCAGTAATATTCAGACACAAACTTTGATAGATGACGTTCTGAAATCTGTCGAAAGCCAAACTGTTATGTCCAGGAGAAAACAAGACGTCGGAGATAGAGATATGACGCACATGGAAACACAAACCGATATGGAATTTAGGGAAATGTTGGAAGTTATCAATTCATGA